Genomic DNA from Haloplanus aerogenes:
TCGAACCAAGGAGATTCGAGACGGACTGAAGCAGAGACTGGAGGATAACGGACTAGATCCGGATTCCGTGATGTTTCGACTGTTTCGGCAGTTCAACGAGTTAGAGCTCAACTCTGGATGAGTGTTTCGGGTAGTTCGGCGTATCGGAATATAATATCTCTAAACAAGAAATCGGCGAACAAATCTTTCTATTCAAATCTTCCAAGCTTTGGTTCAGATGTGAGTTGAGAGTCACCCCGTCCTATTTAAAACTCAGACACCAATTTTCGCTTGAAAGACCAAACGAAGGAAGGAGAGAAGTCGAAAGGCAGTGAACGGATAATACCTAGCCCCGTCCGGGCACCTGATGAAGGGTTCACTGTCCTTCAACCGTGATGAGGGGTGAGAGCCCCAAGAGAACTGCTGTGTACCGGGACTCTGGTCAAAGGGTTAGGTGTCCGTATACAGCTGTGAATCCATTCGAAGCGCTGTCTTTCCCAGCTTCTTTCCTTCTATTTGAGGTGTAGAACTACTCTATGTCGACGAAACGCTATATCAACGTTGAGAAACAACTGCAAAATCTGAAAGATTCCGAGCTTGAACCAGCTAATGTAGACGCAATACGGAAGTTCATAGATCACTGCGCTGCTGAGGACATCAGTGAGGTGCGGCAAAGCCGATTGATAACTGCTCTGAAATCTCTGATACTGAATTTTGGCCCTGACAGCTTTGAGTTAAGCGGCGCTACTGAAGAAGAGTTGAAGATGACTATTGCCTCTTTGAACAGGAGTGATTACGCTGACTCCACCAAGCATACGATGAGGGCTGCTGCGAAGAAGTTCTACAAGATCGAGAACGGTGGACACGAGCATCCGGAGAAGGTAGATTTCTTTTCTGCGTCGGCCAGCCAGAAGTCGACGGTAAGTCGGGAGGATATTTTCACCAAGGAAGAGCTGAAGCGGTTGTTCAGCGGTTTCATCAATACGCGTGACCGGGCCTTTACGATGGTTCTGTATGAGTCGGCGGCTCGTCCTGGCGAACTCTTGTCGCGGAATCTTGGGGACTTCACGTCGAATGCGAAGGGCGACTTCATCTATCTTGAGGGGATCAAGGGCACGCCTGATCGTACGAATCAGCTGGTTCGTTCGGGACGGCCCTTGCGTGAGTGGATCGCTCAGCATCCTCTCGGTGGAGAGGTAGGCGATATTGATGATCCGAGTGTGCCGCTGTGGGTCAAGACTCAGCAACAGGAGTGCAAGAAGTGTGGAAAGGTTCCGCAGCAGCATGGAAATACAGATTGCCTGTATGATCCAGATCTCCGGGATCGGTGGAAGTACGATAGTTTTCTACGCCGGTTCCAAGATGCCTGTGAACGAGCCAGTATACCGGACAACAAGCGTAGGCCGTACAACCTTCGGCACACTCGATTGACGGAGGTGGCGACGTTCATGGGTTACGAGCAGCTCAACAAGTTCGCCGGCTGGACACCCGGAAGCGACCGAGCGAAAGTCTACGTCCACCTCAACAACGACGACGTCAACGAAGCGATCAGAGAAGAGTACGGTCTGAGCGGTGAGGAAGACGAGGATCAGAGTGAAGACTGCCCGTTCTGCGGGACAGAGAACGAGTCCATACACTCGGAGTGCCGTAACTGCGGACGGCCTCTCAGCTTGGAAAAGGAGCAATCGAAGGAAGAGAAACAGGAAGTCTTGGAGCGTCTCACGGAATTGGAAGAGAAAGGAGTACTGGAGAAGTTGGAACAACTGGAGAATTAGCTTCAGAAGTCCGGTGTAATGACACCGGTTTACCCCTCACTCTTCTCGTTGTTATGCTATGACCCGCATTGCGTCAGGCGAAGTCTTCGAAGCCGAGGAACTCTTGGAAGAAGTCGAGTCCTGGAGCGAAGAGGAGATCAAGGAGTTGCCGAAGCTGTATCAGAGGAAGGCAAGGGAATTTCGGCGGCTTCGGAACCGGGGCGAGGAATAACCAGTAACCTAGGTGTTCGCCCATAGTTCCCTGTGGAATACTTTGACTACGGAGCCGAGAACCTGGATACTGGATTCGACGTAGAGGAGTTCTTGGAGCGGTCACAGAGGAATCAGGGACAGCGGCTAGAGCAGCAGCTTAAGCGGATCAAGAAACAGTTGGAAGAGCGGGATCGGATCTTTGAGGAGAACCGCAGCGAGTTAGAGTTGAAGCTGGACTGGTATCTGGAACGATTACAAGAGGAGTACAACTCGGTCGGGCCAGAATCCGTTGACGAACTGAAAGAGAAAATAGAGGAGTTCTACGAGTCGATCAGGGAGGAGCGCCGGAGGCATTGGCGCGACAGGCAGGAACTGGAGCAGGAGAGACGACAGATTGAACGAGAATTAGAGGAGATAGAAGCGAGTACTTTCGATTTAGTCGAGAGTCTGCAGACAGATTTTTAACAATTCTGTTACGTTATGATGACAAGAGGCCGTTGAAGATGACCGGTCCGCTATCTCGACGCCGTTTCTTAGAATGGAGTCTTGTTTCTTCTTTCCTTGCTGGTTGCTCAACGACAAATAATTCAACAGGTCGATCAGCCACCCCTACTGATACGACATCTACTGCTACTGCGACATCCACCCCTGAGCCTACTGAACAAACGGAGACACCTCAGGAACCAGAGTATCCGGATACAGGATCACTCTCATTCAACCCGGCGGGGGGCGCACCAGCAGACCACGCAGTATTCAACGGCGATGTAGACCTCGGAGTGTTCTCCAACAATCCCGAAGACTACCAGATGCCATCGATACAGCAACTCCGTGAACTATACCACTTCCAACAAATAGACCGGATAGCAGAAGGACTTGAAGGAAAGGTGGAGGTTACAGGGAAAAAACGGTCGGAACTGCTGCATGAATTTCCAAGAAGACTGCTTAACGGAGAATGGGTAGACAGTAATATAGCTGAAGTATTGGAAGAGAGACACGATACAGATTTAGGCGATTTCTTCTATGAAGAAGTATTTAATTCAAAAGCACCTCTAATAGAGAGAATTCCAGAGTCAAACTACAATGGTCTATGGATGAACGTAGAGATGCTCTCCACAGATACTGGAGTCTCATCAACTCACGACTTCATCCGGACAGCAGCATTAGCAGCTGCAGAACATTATTCAGTTGGAAATGAAACGTTCACGAGCCATATGAAGACTTTGGGTGGAAGCCACGGGCTGGGCATTGCAATGACGGGCCTAACCTACAACCAGAGTAAGCAATCCAACCAGAAAGTCTATGGAATAGAAACTGATCCAAATGAGCCAGAACAGATCTGGCCACTCCAAAAAGGCTACGTCAACAGAGATAGCAGAATACCAATCGAAAAACCTGAAGCTCCTGGGAATATAACTCAATGGATGGGTATAGGATTTGATGATGGAAAAATACCGGAAGTATTTCAAAATACGGAATATTCAAACATCAATCTTCAAATTGAAGGAGTGGATCAGTGGGTTGATTTCAAGCGTAATTCTGCGAATCATGCCGGGATGAAGTTTGTAGATTCTATGGTCCTAGCGGCCTACATCGAAGATGAAGCATACGAAGACGGACAACTACCTGGACTGGAAGACGCAACTGTCCGCGTCTCTCCAAAAGGCTTGGACTATAATTTAGCTTGATTTTTTAGCTGATACTCAGTAGATCCGAAGTTGCACCACTACCTGACTGGAGGATGTCCGAATAAAGACACATAGTTCTCACTCGGTTAGCCTAATTTCTCGCGTCTTCCCTTTCTCTCCGCCGTAATAGTAGTCCGCTTGAATCAGATCAAGCATCTCCAGTTCTTTGAGGAAGTCGCTTAGTCGTCTGTTGCTCAGAGAGTCTATCGATTCAATCCTGCAGAGTTTCCGATATCGCTGGTATATCTTCCCAGTTCGAATCCCGTCATCCGCCCCTTCATCCAGATCGACGATAGCGCTGTACAGAAGCTGGTGATGTTGGCTGAAGTCGCTAAGAAGTCGCCCCGCATACGTATCAAGTGCCTCTTGATACACGTCAGTTACACCCGGTTTTGAAAGAGTCTCATTAGCGTTCCTCGCTGCTGTTTGCAACCAGCAGAGTGCGAATCCGACATTCCTTGTCGATGAAGAGATATGAGATAGCGCCTCTTTGTGCAGGCTTCGTGGAGCAAGTGCTTTCCGAGCTCTATCCGCAAGTATCTTGAAGATCTCCTCGCTGGAGTAGGGTTCAAACGTGAGCGTACGAGGATAGAGCGAGCTGAATGTTCTTTCCTCCACCCACTCCTCAAGACTTGCTTGGCCATTAGAGATCAATACGAGACTGAGTGATTCTCTGTCGTCGATCCGAGAGAGGAAGTAGAGCAAATCATTCCCGTCGTTCAAGAGAAGAAGATCGATTTCGTCGAGTACGATGATTGTCGGGAGACCTCCGATTCTCTTGTCAAGCTTGCGCTGTAGCGAGGCCGTGTGGTGACCCTCCTCCGCCGACTCCCTCAGTAATTGTTCGTGGATCCGAGAGAGTACCTTGTACTGAGTGTTGAACCGAGTGCAGGGGACATAGCAGGTCGCGACGGAGTCATCAAGTTCGTGGAGTTGCCTCCGAACCAGATGAGTTTTCCCGACGCCGCGGGGACCTCGGATGATCAGGTCAGTCGACCCGGATTCCATTGTTACCGTGAAAAATTCTCTAAGCGCTGACAGCGTATCCTCTCGGTCTACGAAGCTTGCCGGAATATAATTCGCTTGGAGGGGAGCGGGGTTCTGAATGAGGGCACTCATAGCGTCAACTGAACGTCTCGAATTAATGTACTACTGAGGAGACCGGGTTTTCTGTTGGCCTTCTCTTGAACTGATTCAATAGAAAAATTCGACCTTCAATCGTTTATCAATCCCATCCGAAGCACGACCCGTGACAACGATATTTGAAGATGATGACCTGAATAGTTACCCGGTGGTTGCTCCTGTTCGGCTCATCTAACTCAGGCAATAGCGTATTTCGAGACAGGTCAGTACTAACGTCAGATAGTCCGTTGGACACACCTATCGGACGAGACGACGAGATAGAACGGATAGCCGAGGCCGTCCAGCCGTTAACCCGGAGAAATCCTGCTGAGAACCTGCTGATCTACGGCCCGGCAGGGATCGGTAAATCGACCTGTGTCCAACACGTTTTCGGCGAACTGGAGAAGCATAGCCGAATCAAGCCCGTCTTCATCAACTGCTGGCAGTACAACACCCGGTCGTCACTCCTCACCGAACTCCTGATCCAACTCGGATATCCTGCACCTCGAAAAGGCAAGCCAGTCGACGTACTCCTCTCGAAACTCAGCGAGTGGTTGAACAAGAACCGAGGAGTCGCCGTAGCACTCGACGAGTTCGACCAGCTCGAAGACAAGAACAAGGTAGTCTATGACCTCTTGATGCTTAATCAGGAAGTGGAGAATCGGTTGGGAACGGTCCTAATCTCGAATCAGCTGCCCTCACAGCTCTTCCTAGATCCACGGAGTAACAGCCGACTCTCTCTTTACACACTCCAGTTCGAACCATACGGCTCGGAGCGATTGGAAGAGATCCTGAGAAGCCGAGTCGAACAGACCTTCCAACCAGGAACGGTACCAGATGAGGTGATTCAACGAGTCGCTGAGCAGGTTGCGGACGAAAGCGGTGATTGTCGGAAAGCATTAGAGATGCTGTTGAAAGCAGGACGGAGGGCAGACCAGGAAGGGAAACCCGAACTATCTATTGAAGACATCAATCGATAGAGAGAATTCATTACAAAATTGCGGGTTCTGCTCCGGAAACCGAATTTCGCAATACTCGCCAAGGCCCGGAGGAGTAAATTTAGACCCCGCCGTCTTGCCTTAGTTTCACTTTCACTCTGGATGGATGAACCTTTAGCAGATAGGGAGTGTTGAGTTGAGCAAGCAGGGGGGTTTCAATCGTGCCCAGCTTCGATGTGGAGAAAACGGAGATCACCGTCTTCGAGATCGATGGCTTATACCTGTTTAGACAGTATTTCGACGAAGACGGCTTGTTCCAGCAGCTTGAGGAGTACTATAATTCCGAAAGATATCGATTCGAAGTTCCAGAGTGCGATCTTCCAGAAATAAGTCAGATTTTGGATAATTATTTTTACGAGCTGAAGCTGGCAGACAATCCTGCAGAGTACTGCGCCGTTATAGACAAGGGTATCGACGCGTCGGACATCATGAGAAACGCGGTAGCCACTCAAAGGCACAGAGACTTCGTCATTTTTCTCCTAAAAGATAAGATATCGCTCAAGCAAGCCAAGGAGCATGGCGCAATATCGCTTGAAAAATCAGAAATTTACAAAGAGGTTCTGAGATGGAAAACCGACGGATCGTAGCGGGGGCATTGGGCGGTTCGAACGGAAAATTGAAGTGTCTAGCCGGCACGAATCAAACGAAGAGATTATTAGCATGAGTACGGACAATCTCGAAGTTTCTAAGACCGGACAAGAAAAGGGAGAATCCGTATTTGACACCCGGTCACTCAAGGAAATCTATGAGGAAATACAGAACACCTATCTCGCGGACAATCGCCCTTGGGTCATCGGATATAGTGGTGGAAAGGACTCTACTACCGCCCTTCAGCTAATCTGGTACGCTATTGAGGATCTTCCAGAAGAAAAAAGAAATAAGCCGATATACGTTATTTCGAGCGATACGTTAGTCGAAACACCGAAGATAGTCAATCATATCGTCTCTACTCTCGAAAACATAAACGAATACGCAGAGAAGAAAAATCTCCCGTTCACGGCCCACAAGGTCACCCCCAAAGTCGACGACTCATTCTGGGTTAATCTGATTGGCCGAGGCTACCCGGCACCGAACC
This window encodes:
- a CDS encoding Cdc6/Cdc18 family protein, translating into MSALIQNPAPLQANYIPASFVDREDTLSALREFFTVTMESGSTDLIIRGPRGVGKTHLVRRQLHELDDSVATCYVPCTRFNTQYKVLSRIHEQLLRESAEEGHHTASLQRKLDKRIGGLPTIIVLDEIDLLLLNDGNDLLYFLSRIDDRESLSLVLISNGQASLEEWVEERTFSSLYPRTLTFEPYSSEEIFKILADRARKALAPRSLHKEALSHISSSTRNVGFALCWLQTAARNANETLSKPGVTDVYQEALDTYAGRLLSDFSQHHQLLYSAIVDLDEGADDGIRTGKIYQRYRKLCRIESIDSLSNRRLSDFLKELEMLDLIQADYYYGGEKGKTREIRLTE
- a CDS encoding Cdc6/Cdc18 family protein; the protein is MLLFGSSNSGNSVFRDRSVLTSDSPLDTPIGRDDEIERIAEAVQPLTRRNPAENLLIYGPAGIGKSTCVQHVFGELEKHSRIKPVFINCWQYNTRSSLLTELLIQLGYPAPRKGKPVDVLLSKLSEWLNKNRGVAVALDEFDQLEDKNKVVYDLLMLNQEVENRLGTVLISNQLPSQLFLDPRSNSRLSLYTLQFEPYGSERLEEILRSRVEQTFQPGTVPDEVIQRVAEQVADESGDCRKALEMLLKAGRRADQEGKPELSIEDINR
- a CDS encoding tyrosine-type recombinase/integrase, producing the protein MSTKRYINVEKQLQNLKDSELEPANVDAIRKFIDHCAAEDISEVRQSRLITALKSLILNFGPDSFELSGATEEELKMTIASLNRSDYADSTKHTMRAAAKKFYKIENGGHEHPEKVDFFSASASQKSTVSREDIFTKEELKRLFSGFINTRDRAFTMVLYESAARPGELLSRNLGDFTSNAKGDFIYLEGIKGTPDRTNQLVRSGRPLREWIAQHPLGGEVGDIDDPSVPLWVKTQQQECKKCGKVPQQHGNTDCLYDPDLRDRWKYDSFLRRFQDACERASIPDNKRRPYNLRHTRLTEVATFMGYEQLNKFAGWTPGSDRAKVYVHLNNDDVNEAIREEYGLSGEEDEDQSEDCPFCGTENESIHSECRNCGRPLSLEKEQSKEEKQEVLERLTELEEKGVLEKLEQLEN